One region of Thunnus albacares chromosome 20, fThuAlb1.1, whole genome shotgun sequence genomic DNA includes:
- the LOC122970794 gene encoding SH3 and multiple ankyrin repeat domains protein 3-like — MLGNNEHFYPGQDDKDGEDEEEEEEQGRENREGEGGSDMENGGLEGLEEKEMTGGRQSWEGKGGEVVKPAAIVVGRQRADRPLRLGNLGSRGIVSMPNQVQLHHQTANKHLIAANQQVHYTGLNALQKRRALMERSMTTVAPLEDTFLTMMVFRIGIPDIKQTRCVQFDPDCTVWNAKQQIICSLSESLWDVYNYGLFQPAGDGRDAKFLEEERALRDYSQSFEKGVPYLEFRYKTRVYKQTNLDEKALAKLSTKASLKKFLDYIQTGAIEKMVKVLDKGLDPNFHDPDSGESPLTVAAQTGLQVEGIRVLVQGGAHLDFRSRDGLTAVHKAVRVHNHTGLLALLSLGASPDYKDRCGLTPLYHTVLAGGDTSCCETLLYYRARLGTRDENGWDESHQHRDEDEFGMEEIHKACQNGFAQHLEHLLFYGADTASQNASGNTALHISALYNKESCVRVLLYRGANKEAKNKHGQTPFQVAVLSGNFELGEIIKNHKDSDVVPFLESPKYVPKRKESSHTLPLPSLHSHPLLRANSDNTMTQSDPLAMPNKAATNPNPGQGQRRASIGMRSSSSPRTRTRSPSRGRGGQSDTEERHRQPRGRQGATSAGGGGGQMKRMYSAVPGRVYVATRAHSATGDRELSLNKGDKVKVLSVGEGGYWEGTVKGRTGWFPSDCVEEVAAPNRPETRSEKAKRKLFRNVTVGAYDGTDGPSDYIIKEKTVLLQKKDNEGFGFVLRGAKAQTPIEEFTPTPAFPALQYLESVDEGGVAWRAGLRMGDFLIEVNGQNVVKVGHRQVVNMIRQGGNSLMVKVVMVARNPELEDTARKKAPQQTKRLTPPAIALRSKSMTSELEDMVDKAASPWKKKAEYESSQGPDKKRTVYQMALNKLDEILAAAQHTITSDNQGQRGHGGKRDRSKSIVPNVSNEPTYEQQSSVNMVQPGPGFTYNQAHFQPGHGPQHAVMMRQKSIGVTEEERQYLHPPAMKLARSLSVPGPEEIPPPPNTSAPEPPLSAGPHPGRGPAMPIPPVSQAHYQLHSQPGHPTQAGWERGGPGGMNQQVMVPTLRRQSDGLCIRETEAPRRGGGKMGGLRRGYSSATPPTSAKPKAQQAPPHHPHMATREQSGGVGRGGAKRGGRGALMKQSKVEDGLRQHRGKGGGAKDKSSIPIPTIIVKAPSTSSSGRSSQGSSMEAEPSPDVEDQTSADATQDSPNTSLPSPLTPLPPQLPPSTSLPSSTVATSVSSQQNLENLDYTSTFGTALGGGGGARRERERFRDMRRKSASFFLSSEEDIQGEAGGGAGEGGGALGTRIQPLQGSQMEVPTPRLRPSKSIDEGMFSGDNYVNYSSSMPPAFGLPEYSSPVLGQDGQPKSAPSMYGSQPATTFIHPLTGKVLDPSSPLGLALAARERALKDDRRTRREERHFGRQLSTVGAFPTPVQTPTPSLFATPTQSAYTSPVSLHLSSPTATTSPASMSRPQSPRILRLGGGGGERTEREKEGGPREGLRVRFSEDRNSQYSTQYYPQSPRERDREKETYDSRSAPPIQPPPPPAQPAPRRPSFLQMESTPNSSYIPQYTVPTAPVQAHEAMGEARAGVGGGLGLMVLPPPAPSIDADDEFVFVDPLPPPLQFANGKNERGKEFHQQHQHPSQQSAAVAPPPPPPLPSPKPSNAPQPSSQGGDSAASSLTSYDSEVANLTQSALSPSFQSPQIFPPSSTTTMTSTAALPATSLHRPQPMSHSHPYYSSSNDPMVGGHILTQDRGTAALTTTMTYATTTMTATAAASTTTTSPASSDYSMTMAGPKAGFSTGGKASDYTHHTTIITKSGDWQDAVVDSGIEELDSHSSSDHHLEMLGLTGLRGERGGIGGDGRGEEGEKGDEHQDPCTTYSGGQTFEVHSTKLANPMFPKMTHYKEGGGRGPSVALRRQNSTNPAPLQLQRQSNPEDSRLDGALADERKRKLSRSKMEDGFSSTLAACLERPMDTRSVGWGEVGEHEEGGEVIQRGSIALDGRRLHSPLSGVKASIINELSSKLQQMSSMKSMDDWSHTPKSPTMHRCSADFTDAFHSPPSGRSTSPLPTSSPQHRQILTPNLSATPSVSPSPQVPVQRNWTRSPSPQMPSSPVHSHPPHSPTYCPYPTSPKHRSKMRRQTFDFQCSPTKEMRSSVSRRRAPSPLIYNTEQPNPTPPRPSSLPILPSTPVYNNPFDFPGPLTPPSPGIPLGDTYKTSTPPLYSPSGVPSPNPLLVSRSLSPTHFLSGASSPMHLPPSPSCLNYPQLTPPPPAKPFAVKPLPYWTKYDVADWLAYLNLGEHRERFIDNEIDGSHLPSLTKDDFLDLGVTRVGHRMNIERALKKLTDRRLASPLHVTTSPRDTD, encoded by the exons ATGCTGGGAAATAACGAGCACTTTTATCCCGGTCAGGATGACAAAGATggggaggatgaagaggaggaagaggagcagggcagagaaaacagagaagggGAAGGTGGATCTGACATGGAGAATGGAGGGTTAGAGGGTCTGGAGGAGAAGGAAATGACGGGAGGACGACAATCCTGGGAAGGGAAAGGCGGCGAGGTGGTGAAACCGGCAGCCATTGTGGTCGGTAGACAGAGAGCAGACCGGCCACTGAGGCTGGGCAACCTGGGCAGCCGGGGTATTGTTTCCATGCCTAATCAAGTCCAACTACATCATCAAACAGCCAATAAGCATCTCATTGCGGCCAATCAGCAGGTTCATTACACAGGCCTGAATGCGCTGCAGAAGAGACGAGCTCTGATGGAGCGCAGCATGACCACAGTGGCTCCGCTGGAGGACACTTTCCTGACCATGATGGTGTTCCGCATTGGAATTCCTGACATCAAACAAACA aggTGTGTCCAGTTTGACCCAGACTGCACGGTGTGGAACGCAAAGCAACAGATCATCTGCTCCCTCAGCGAGTCGTTGTGGGATGTCTACAACTATGGCCTCTTTCAGCCGGCTGGAGATGGACGGGACGCCAAGTTCCTGGAGGAGGAGCGGGCCCTGCGAGACTACTCACAGTCCTTTGAGAAAGGGGTGCCTTACCTGGAG TTTAGGTACAAAACCAGAGTATATAAACAGACAAATCTGGATGAAAAGGCTCTCGCCAAGCTCAGCACAAAG GCCAGTCTAAAGAAGTTCCTGGATTACATTCAGACTGGAGCAATAGAGAAAATGGTAAAAGTCCTCGATAAAGGTCTTGATCCAAATTTTCATGACCCTGACAGTGGAG AGAGCCCCCTCACTGTGGCTGCACAGACAGGCCTGCAGGTGGAAGGCATCAGGGTGCTGGTTCAGGGCGGCGCTCATTTGGACTTCAGAAGCAGAGATGGCCTGACAGCGGTGCACAAAGCTGTCAGGGTTCACAATCACACTGGGCTGTTG GCTCTCCTGTCACTAGGAGCATCTCCAGACTACAAGGACCGCTGTGGCCTGACCCCGCTGTACCATACTGTACTGGCAGGTGGCGACACTTCCTGCTGCGAGACCTTGCTGTACTACAGGGCAAGACTGGGGACGAGGGATGAGAATGGCTGGGACGAATCCCATCAG CACAGGGATGAAGATGAGTTTGGAATGGAAGAAATACATAAG GCTTGCCAGAATGGCTTTGCCCAGCACTTGGAGCATCTGCTGTTTTATGGGGCAGACACCGCTTCTCAAAATGCCTCAGGGAACACTGCACTTCACATTTCTGCCCTGTACAACAAA GAAAGCTGCGTCCGCGTGCTTCTATACAGGGGAGCAAATAAGGAGGCAAAGAACAAGCATGGTCAGACTCCTTTTCAG GTAGCTGTATTGTCTGGTAACTTTGAACTCGGGGAAATCATCAAAAACCACAAAGATTCTGACGTAG TGCCCTTTTTGGAATCACCAAAGTATGTTCCCAAGCGAAAAGAGAGCTCCCACACCCTGCCTCTCCCCTCACTCCATTCCCACCCCTTACTGCGCGCTAACAGCGATAACACCATGACCCAGTCTGACCCTCTGGCTATGCCCAACAAGGCTGCAACCAATCCCAACCCAGGACAG GGCCAGCGCAGGGCCTCCATTGGTATGAGAAGCTCCAGCAGCCCCAGAACTCGTACTCGTTCCCCTTCCCGAGGGAGAGGAGGCCAGAGCGACACAGAGGAGAGGCACCGGCAGCCACGAGGCAGACAGGG TGCGACCTCGGCGGGCGGTGGGGGAGGTCAGATGAAGCGTATGTACAGCGCAGTGCCAGGCCGGGTGTATGTGGCCACTCGTGCCCACTCTGCTACTGGAGACAGAGAGCTCTCACTCAACAAAGGCGACAAAGTTAAAG TGTTAAGTGTAGGAGAGGGGGGATACTGGGAGGGAACAGTGAAAGGTCGCACTGGCTGGTTTCCTTCAGACTGTGTGGAAGAGGTGGCAGCTCCCAATCGACCAG AGACGCGCAGTGAGAAAGCCAAGAGGAAGCTTTTCCGTAACGTCACTGTGGGAGCCTACGATGGCACTGATGGCCCCAG TGACTACATCATTAAGGAGAAGACAGTGCTCCTACAGAAGAAAGACAATGAGGGCTTTGGCTTTGTGCTTAGGGGAGCCAAAG CTCAGACTCCCATAGAGGAGTTCACTCCGACGCCAGCCTTCCCCGCCTTGCAGTACCTGGAGTCTGTCGATGAGGGGGGTGTGGCGTGGAGGGCGGGCCTGAGGATGGGGGATTTCCTCATTGAG GTGAACGGCCAGAATGTAGTGAAGGTTGGCCACCGGCAGGTGGTCAACATGATCCGACAGGGCGGCAACAGTCTCATGGTGAAGGTTGTGATGGTCGCTCGAAACCCTGAACTGGAGGACACTGCTCGGAAGAAAG CACCGCAGCAGACTAAAAGACTGACTCCTCCTGCCATTGCCCTGCGCTCCAAGTCAATGACATCAGAGCTGGAAGACATGG TGGACAAAG CTGCCTCTCCATGGAAAAAGAAAGCAG AATACGAGTCCTCTCAGGGTCCTGATAAGAAAAGGACAGTCTATCAGATGGCACTAA ATAAACTGGATGAAATCTTGGCTGCTGCCCAACACACTATTACATCAGACAACCAGGGCCAGAGAGGTCACGGGGGCAAGAGGGACAGGAGCAAGAGTATTGTTCCCAATGTCTCCAATGAG CCAACGTACGAGCAGCAATCATCAGTGAATATGGTGCAGCCCGGACCAGGTTTTACCTACAACCAAGCTCATTTTCAACCAGGCCACGGTCCTCAGCATGCAGTCATGATGCGTCAAAAATCTATTG GtgtaacagaggaggagaggcagtACCTTCACCCACCTGCTATGAAGCTGGCTCGTAGCCTGTCAGTGCCGGGACCAGAAGAAATCCCCCCACCCCCTAACACATCTGCCCCAGAACCGCCTTTATCCGCAGGTCCTCATCCTGGGAGAGGGCCTGCTATGCCCATACCCCCTGTATCTCAAGCTCACTACCAGCTCCACTCCCAACCAGGGCATCCTACTCAAGCAGGCTGGGAGAGGGGAGGACCTGGTGGGATGAACCAGCAGGTCATGGTCCCCACTCTACGCAGACAATCAGACGGACTTTGCATCAGGGAGACAGAGGCACCCAGGAGAGGTGGCGGCAAAATGGGAGGGTTAAGGAGAGGCTACAGCAGTGCTACACCACCAACAAGTGCTAAGCCTAAGGCCCAACAAGCACCACCACATCATCCACATATGGCCACCCGGGAGCAGAGTGGAGGGGTTGGCAGGGGGGGTGCCAAGAGGGGCGGTCGAGGAGCTCTAATGAAGCAGTCTAAAGTAGAAGATGGGTTGCgacagcacagaggaaaagGGGGTGGTGCCAAAGACAAGAGCTCCATCCCCATTCCCACCATCATTGTCAAAGCGCCCTCCACCAGCAGCAGTGGCCGAAGCAGTCAGGGTAGCAGTATGGAGGCCGAGCCCTCACCAGATGTAGAGGACCAGACCTCTGCAGATGCAACCCAAGACAGCCCCAATACCAGTCTACCCTCACCACTCACCCCCTTACCACCTCAGCTCCCCCCATCCACCTCCTTGCCTTCATCAACTGTTGCCACTTCGGTTTCCTCGCAGCAGAACCTGGAAAACTTGGACTACACTTCGACATTCGGTACAGCcttaggaggaggaggaggggcacgCAGGGAAAGGGAACGTTTTCGTGATATGAGAAGAAAGAGtgcttctttcttcctctcatctgAGGAGGACATCCAAGGtgaggcaggaggaggagcaggagagggaggaggagcacTAGGGACAAGAATTCAGCCTTTACAGGGCTCACAAATGGAAGTACCTACTCCTCGACTCCGGCCCTCTAAGTCTATAGATGAGGGCATGTTTTCTGGAGACAACTATGTGAACTATTCCAGCAGCATGCCCCCAGCCTTTGGCCTGCCTGAGTATTCTTCCCCTGTCCTTGGTCAGGATGGCCAACCCAAGTCAGCTCCATCAATGTACGGCTCCCAGCCAGCTACTACCTTCATCCACCCACTTACAGGGAAAGTTCTAGATCCGTCGTCCCCACTTGGCCTGGCGCTAGCTGCAAGAGAGAGGGCCCTAAAGGATGACCGCAGGACGCGCCGAGAGGAGAGACACTTTGGTCGGCAGCTGTCCACAGTAGGAGCATTCCCCACCCCTGTTCAGACCCCAACTCCTTCCCTTTTTGCGACCCCTACACAATCGGCCTACACTTCCCCAGTCTCCCTCCACCTAAGCTCCCCCACCGCCACCACCTCGCCTGCATCTATGAGCCGGCCACAGTCACCAAGGATATTACGtttgggaggaggaggtggggagaGGACGGAGAGGGAAAAGGAGGGAGGACCCAGGGAGGGTCTTAGAGTTCGTTTCTCAGAGGACAGAAACAGTCAATATTCAACCCAGTATTACCCACAAAgccccagagagagagatagagaaaagGAGACATACGACAGCAGATCTGCTCCACCCATACAGCCTCCTCCACCACCGGCTCAGCCTGCCCCCCGCAGACCTTCCTTTCTGCAGATGGAAAGCACTCCCAACAGCAGCTACATCCCTCAGTACACTGTCCCCACAGCCCCAGTGCAGGCACATGAAGCCATGGGAGAGGCAAGAGCAGGAGTGGGTGGAGGTCTAGGATTGATGGTTCTCCCTCCACCAGCTCCCTCAATAGACGCAGATGACGAGTTCGTCTTTGTAGATCCTTTGCCACCTCCTTTACAGTTTGCTAATGGTAAGAACGAGAGAGGCAAGGAGTTTCACCAGCAGCATCAACACCCGAGTcaacagtctgctgctgttgcaccacctcctccaccccctCTTCCATCTCCCAAGCCCTCAAACGCACCCCAACCTTCTTCGCAGGGTGGTGACTCTGCTGCCTCCAGCCTTACCTCCTACGACAGCGAGGTGGCTAACCTCACACAGTCAGcgctctctccatcttttcaGTCCCCACAGATATTTCCAccttcctccaccaccaccatgaCCTCTACTGCTGCTCTGCCTGCCACGTCACTACATAGACCCCAACCCATGTCCCATTCTCATCCCTATTACAGCAGCTCTAATGACCCAATGGTGGGTGGTCACATCCTGACCCAGGACAGAGGCACAGCTGCCCTCACCACCACGATGACCTATGCTACCACTACCATGACAGCCACTGCTGCCGCCTCCACCACCACAACCTCTCCAGCATCCTCTGACTACAGCATGACCATGGCTGGGCCTAAGGCTGGCTTCAGCACAGGGGGCAAAGCTTCAGACTACACTCATCACACTACTATTATAACCAAGAGCGGAGACTGGCAAGATGCTGTGGTGGATTCCGGGATTGAGGAGCTGGACAGTCACAGCAGTAGCGACCACCATTTAGAAATGCTGGGATTGACAgggctgagaggagagaggggagggatcGGTGGAGACGGGcgaggagaagagggagagaaaggagatGAGCATCAGGATCCTTGCACAACCTACTCAGGTGGGCAAACATTTGAGGTGCACAGCACAAAACTGGCAAACCCTATGTTTCCAAAGATGACTCATTAcaaggaggggggagggagaggcCCGTCTGTAGCACTACGTAGGCAGAACAGCACCAACCCTGCTCCCTTGCAGTTGCAGAGACAAAGCAACCCAGAAGATTCCAGGTTAGACGGAGCTTTGGCAGATGAAAGGAAGCGTAAGCTGAGCCGATCCAAAATGGAGGATGGCTTTAGCTCTACCCTGGCTGCCTGCTTAGAGAGACCCATGGACACTCGGTCGGTGGGCTGGGGTGAGGTCGGGGAGCATGAGGAAGGCGGGGAGGTAATCCAGAGAGGTAGTATTGCTTTGGATGGCCGTAGGCTCCACTCACCTCTTTCTGGTGTAAAAGCGAGCATCATCAATGAGCTAAGCTCCAAGCTGCAACAGATGAGTAGCATGAAGAGCATGGATGACTGGAGCCACACTCCAAAATCACCCACCATGCacag gTGTTCAGCGGATTTCACTGATGCTTTTCACAGCCCCCCCAGTGGCCGCTCCACCTCGCCCTTACCCACCTCCTCCCCACAGCACCGTCAGATCCTCACACCCAATCTGTCGGCCACCCCTTCAGTCTCCCCCTCCCCTCAGGTCCCAGTTCAGCGCAACTGGACCCGATCCCCTTCTCCACAGATGCCTTCCTCCCCGGTTCACTCACACCCTCCCCATTCGCCAACCTACTGTCCGTACCCAACGTCACCAAAGCATCGATCTAAGATGCGCAGACAGACTTTCGATTTCCAGTGCAGTCCCACTAAGGAGATGCGGTCTTCAGTCTCCCGACGCCGTGCTCCTAGCCCTCTTATCTATAACACTGAGCAGCCAAACCCCACCCCTCCAAGACCCTCGTCCCTCCCCATCCTTCCCAGTACACCTGTCTACAATAACCCCTTTGACTTCCCTGGGCCCCTCACTCCCCCTTCTCCTGGCATCCCTCTAGGAGATACCTACAAGACTTCAACACCTCCACTGTACTCCCCATCTGGTGTGCCAAGTCCAAACCCCTTACTcgtctcccgctctctctccccCACCCATTTTCTCTCTGGAGCCTCCTCCCCCATGCACTTGCCCCCCAGCCCATCATGCCTCAACTATCCCCAACTCACACCTCCCCCGCCAGCCAAACCCTTCGCTGTCAAGCCCCTACCCTACTGGACCAAGTACGACGTGGCCGACTGGTTGGCTTACCTAAACCTGGGTGAACACAGAGAGCGTTTTATAGACAATGAGATAGATGGATCTCATCTGCCTTCACTTACCAAGGATGACTTCTTGGACCTGGGAGTGACACGCGTTGGACATCGGATGAACATCGAGAGGGCGCTGAAGAAACTCACTGACAG GCGACTCGCCTCTCCTTTGCATGTCACTACTTCTCCCCGAGACACAGACTGA